A single region of the Bradysia coprophila strain Holo2 unplaced genomic scaffold, BU_Bcop_v1 contig_235, whole genome shotgun sequence genome encodes:
- the LOC119077427 gene encoding V-type proton ATPase subunit D-like, translating to MSGKDRIAIFPSRGAMKSMKDRLAGAVKGHGLLKRKAEALKIRFRVILLKIIETKTEMGESLRAASFSVAEARFSNGDFSQDVLQNVTRAQIKTRSKKDNIAGIILPVLESYVDGGDAYGLTGIAKGGQQIAKLKKNHQTAIKLLVELAALQASFIILDEAIKVTNRRVNAIEHVIIPRIERTLAYIISELDEIEREEFFRMKKVQNKKKIARAKKEAELKAKGVDFGKVNNEEDNLFDEGDDDLLF from the exons ATGTCGGGTAAAGACAGGATTGCCATTTTCCCATCCAGAGG TGCGATGAAGAGTATGAAGGATCGTTTGGCTGGCGCTGTCAAGGGTCACGGACTACTCAAGAGAAAAGCTGAAGCCTTAAAGATACGATTCCGagtgattttgttgaaaataattgag ACGAAAACGGAAATGGGCGAAAGTTTAAGGGCGGCATCGTTCTCAGTGGCTGAAGCCAGATTTTCGAACGGTGACTTCAGCCAAGACGTTCTGCAGAATGTGACCAGAGCTCAAATCAAAACCCGATCCAAGAAAGACAATATTGCCGGTATCATCTTACCGGTTCTGGAATCGTACGTTGACGGAGGTGATGCGTACGGATTAACTGGTATTGCTAAAGGTGGCCAACAGATTGCAAAGTtgaagaaaaatcatcaaactgCGATTAAACTGCTGGTGGAACTGGCTGCCCTGCAGGCGTCGTTCATCATTCTGGATGAAGCTATTAAGGTTACCAATCGACGAGTGAATGCAATTGAGCATG TTATTATACCACGAATCGAAAGAACGTTGGCGTACATCATTTCGGAACTGGACGAAATTGAACGCGAAGAATTTTTCCGAATGAAAAAAGTTCAG aataaaaagaaaattgccaGAGCTAAGAAGGAAGCTGAACTTAAAGCGAAGGGCGTAGATTTCGGTAAGGTAAACAACGAGGAAGACAACCTATTCGATGAAGGCGATGACGATCTACTGTTTTGA
- the LOC119077441 gene encoding uncharacterized protein LOC119077441 — MVVFTTQHIAMLKMIRHLSVVCCVILCIFAAVTWSVPYDPADKEIWSVLPPEGSFEAFYPREMAGIPNGAARAPHAHGSFFKYRNPALVDTKNAAAYGYRFDGKRRFNFD, encoded by the exons ATGGTTGTGTTTACTACACAACATATCGCCATG CTTAAGATGATACGTCATCTCTCTGTGGTTTGCTGTGTCATATTGTGTATATTCGCCGCTGTCACTTGGTCTGTTCCGTACGATCCAGCCGATAAGGAAATATGGTCCGTTTTGCCACCGGAAGGTTCGTTCGAAGCATTCTATCCGCGCGAAATGGCTGGCATTCCGAATGGGGCTGCACGAGCTCCGCACGCCCATGgcagtttttttaaataccgAAATCCGGCACTAGTCGACACTAAAAATGCGGCCGCTTATGGTTATCGTTTCGATGGCAAGCGACGTTTTAATTTcgattaa